Proteins co-encoded in one Calditerricola satsumensis genomic window:
- a CDS encoding glutamate-1-semialdehyde 2,1-aminomutase, whose product MERLRSAQLYEQALDVIVGGVNSPSRSFQAVGGGPPVFMVRAQGAYFWDADGNRYIDYLAAFGPIICGHAHPHIVQAICEAAQNGTLYGTPTEWEITFARMLREAIPSMEKIRFVNSGTEAVMTCIRVARAYTGRTKIVKFAGCYHGHSDLVLVAAGSGPATLGIPDSAGIPQSIANDVITVPYNDPYAYAEAMARWGDEVAAVLVEPIVGNFGIVPPEPGFLETVHRVAKNCGALVIYDEVITAFRFHYGGAQDLLGFAPDMTALGKIIGGGLPIGAYGGRREIMEQVAPLGPAYQAGTMAGNPASIRAGIACLEVLREPGVYEHLDRLGRMLQEGIEAAASRHGIPVQVNRVKGALAVYFTDRPVRQYADVQASDGKRFARFFRLMLDQGVYLAPSKYEAWFITLAHTEDDIAYTVEAVDRAFAQL is encoded by the coding sequence ATGGAACGCCTTCGCTCCGCCCAGCTGTACGAACAAGCCCTCGACGTGATCGTCGGCGGCGTCAACAGCCCCTCCCGCTCGTTTCAGGCCGTCGGCGGGGGCCCGCCGGTGTTCATGGTGCGCGCCCAAGGGGCCTACTTCTGGGACGCCGACGGCAACCGCTACATCGACTACCTGGCCGCCTTCGGGCCGATCATCTGCGGCCACGCCCATCCCCACATCGTCCAGGCCATTTGCGAAGCGGCGCAAAACGGCACGCTGTACGGCACGCCGACGGAATGGGAGATCACCTTCGCCCGCATGCTGCGCGAGGCCATTCCGTCCATGGAAAAGATCCGCTTCGTCAACTCCGGCACGGAAGCGGTGATGACGTGCATCCGCGTGGCCCGCGCGTACACCGGGCGGACGAAGATCGTCAAGTTCGCCGGGTGCTACCACGGCCATTCCGACCTCGTCCTCGTCGCCGCCGGTTCCGGTCCCGCCACCCTTGGGATCCCTGACAGCGCCGGCATCCCCCAGTCGATTGCCAACGACGTGATCACCGTGCCCTACAACGATCCGTACGCCTATGCCGAAGCGATGGCCCGGTGGGGCGACGAGGTGGCGGCGGTGCTGGTGGAGCCCATCGTCGGCAACTTCGGCATCGTCCCGCCGGAGCCCGGTTTTCTGGAAACCGTCCACCGCGTGGCGAAAAACTGCGGCGCCCTCGTCATCTACGACGAGGTGATCACCGCCTTTCGCTTCCATTACGGCGGCGCGCAAGACCTGCTCGGCTTTGCCCCCGACATGACCGCCCTCGGCAAGATCATCGGCGGTGGGCTGCCCATTGGCGCCTACGGCGGGCGGCGTGAGATCATGGAACAGGTGGCCCCCCTCGGCCCGGCCTACCAGGCCGGCACGATGGCCGGCAACCCGGCATCGATCCGCGCCGGAATCGCCTGTCTGGAGGTGCTACGCGAGCCGGGCGTCTACGAGCACCTCGACCGCCTCGGCCGCATGCTGCAGGAGGGAATCGAGGCGGCAGCATCACGCCACGGGATCCCGGTACAGGTCAACCGCGTCAAAGGCGCCCTGGCCGTCTACTTCACCGACCGGCCCGTCAGGCAATACGCCGACGTGCAGGCCTCCGACGGGAAGCGCTTTGCCCGCTTCTTCCGCCTCATGCTCGATCAGGGCGTGTACCTCGCGCCGTCCAAGTACGAGGCGTGGTTCATCACCCTCGCCCACACGGAAGACGATATCGCCTACACCGTCGAGGCCGTCGACCGCGCCTTCGCCCAACTGTAA